The following coding sequences are from one Oncorhynchus nerka isolate Pitt River linkage group LG6, Oner_Uvic_2.0, whole genome shotgun sequence window:
- the LOC115131067 gene encoding UDP-glucuronosyltransferase 2A1-like, whose translation MKLTRHISVFVIAQLCIIGSVNCGNILVWHTEGSHWINLKPILETLIDRGHSVTVLVQSASVYMDPTEKARFSYETFNVTISMQQMNDFFEEFIHFHMYEIDHLSYLQIHWKEYHIAKRELKFSIQICDGLLRSETVMRRLREAKYDVLLSDPIYPCSDLVAEDLGIPLVYTLRFSIAHMWERLCGQLPSPPSFVPGAMIKLTDEMSFTERLLNFLFYASQDMMAYGYWQDIDAYYSEIRGKPSTYCEVMGQADLWLIRTYWDFDYPRPFLPNFKFVGGIHCKPAKPLPDDMEEFVQSSGDDGIVVFTLGSMIKNLTTEKGNMIASALGQIPQKVLWRLSGEKPETLAPNTRVLDWIPQNDLLGHPKTRAFITHGGTNGIYEAIYHGVPMVGIPMFADQPDNMVHMKAKGAAVIMNLNTMKTQDLVDGLNTVINEPSYKENVLRLSRIHHDRPISPKDEAVFWIEFTMRNKGAKHLRVQAHELTWYQYHSLDVFAFLLAIVMLLTLLFIKTCLFCVRRCCYGPKSKRKTE comes from the coding sequence ATGAAGCTGACACGGCATATCTCTGTGTTTGTGATCGCACAGTTATGTATCATAGGGAGTGTAAACTGTGGAAACATATTAGTTTGGCATACTGAAGGCAGTCACTGGATCAACCTCAAGCCTATACTGGAGACTCTGATTGACagaggacacagtgttacagtgcTGGTGCAGAGTGCCTCTGTATACATGGACCCCACGGAAAAGGCTCGCTTCAGCTACGAAACATTCAACGTCACCATCTCAATGCAACAGATGAACGATTTCTTTGAGGAGTTCATCCACTTTCACATGTATGAGATAGACCACCTGAGCTACTTGCAGATCCATTGGAAGGAGTATCATATTGCAAAAAGAGAATTAAAGTTTTCCATCCAGATATGTGACGGACTGCTGAGGTCAGAGACCGTCATGAGGAGACTGAGAGAGGCCAAGTATGATGTTCTGTTATCCGACCCAATCTACCCCTGCAGTGACCTGGTGGCTGAGGATCTGGGCATTCCTTTGGTCTACACCCTGCGTTTCTCTATTGCCCACATGTGGGAGAGGCTCTGTGGGCAGCTGCCTTCTCCACCATCCTTTGTCCCTGGTGCCATGATCAAGTTAACCGACGAAATGAGCTTCACTGAAAGACTGTTGAACTTCCTCTTCTATGCGTCCCAGGACATGATGGCATACGGTTATTGGCAAGACATAGacgcctactacagtgagattcGAGGGAAGCCATCGACTTATTGTGAGGTGATGGGCCAAGCTGACTTGTGGCTGATCCGGACATACTGGGACTTTGACTACCCTCGTCCTTTCCTCCCTAACTTCAAGTTTGTGGGGGGAATCCACTGCAAGCCTGCCAAGCCCTTACCAGACGACATGGAGGAGTTTGTGCAGAGCTCTGGAGATGACGGCATTGTGGTGTTCACCCTCGGGTCCATGATCAAGAACCTCACCACAGAGAAAGGGAACATGATCGCCTCAGCCCTGGGGCAGATTCCCCAGAAGGTCCTGTGGAGGCTCAGTGGGGAGAAGCCTGAGACCCTGGCCCCCAACACCAGAGTCTTGGACTGGATCCCGCAGAACGACCTGCTGGGTCACCCCAAGACCAGAGCCTTCATCACCCACGGTGGAACCAACGGCATCTATGAGGCCATCTATCACGGAGTCCCCATGGTGGGAATTCCTATGTTCGCTGACCAGCCAGACAACATGGTCCACATGAAGGCCAAGGGGGCCGCGGTCATCATGAACCTCAACACCATGAAAACCCAGGATTTGGTGGATGGACTCAACACTGTGATCAACGAGCCGTCGTATAAGGAGAACGTCTTGAGGTTGTCCAGGATCCACCATGACAGGCCCATCAGTCCCAAGGATGAGGCAGTGTTCTGGATAGAGTTCACCATGAGGAATAAAGGTGCCAAGCACCTGAGGGTCCAGGCCCACGAGCTCACCTGGTACCAGTACCACAGCCTGGACGTGTTCGCTTTCCTACTAGCCATCGTGATGCTGctcaccctcctcttcatcaAAACATGCCTCTTCTGTGTTCGGCGGTGCTGTTATGGACCAAAGTCTAAACGGAAGACAGAGTGA